From the genome of Eucalyptus grandis isolate ANBG69807.140 chromosome 2, ASM1654582v1, whole genome shotgun sequence, one region includes:
- the LOC104423556 gene encoding zinc finger protein VAR3, chloroplastic: protein MSASKFLLFGTALFRARAPLPPLLLPKPFPRHPLRFRGHCSASAAEAVAADASQAPLLLHHDHDHDHHPWPEWVSFVDRLKAKGYFADRPPPSEGSEGDSAAKEPGDVVENRELYKEMRLLKDPCLSFARDRYDIFKSLSLQHIQTVVEHGCPNLLRKAVNSGKRLRVYVQLDEGDVCSACNLRGSCDKAYVILKESEAAARTVDIVRILLFYATDPLVFSGGQKPPGRDLVESSARELLTQLIELSETSPDPELPKPATKVRRAIKQSINFVDDNLSQDVEMKRGDWMCPKCNFLNFAKNIRCLKCMEDGPKQVDTNNVEIKKGDWLCPECNFVNFSRNAHCLKCKTQGPKKVGVDEVEMKKGDWNCPQCSFMNFASKRKCLRCEEPRPKRQLNHGEWECPSCDYLNYRRNASCLKCNHRRPQETRTEYEEQIWRSPR, encoded by the exons ATGTCGGCCTCTAAGTTCCTCCTCTTTGGGACCGCCCTCTTCCGCGCCCGCGCTCCCCTCCCTCCGCTTCTCCTCCCCAAGCCATTCCCCCGCCACCCCCTCCGCTTCCGCGGCCactgctccgcctccgccgccgaaGCCGTCGCGGCCGACGCCTCGCAGGCGCCGCTCCTCCTCCACCACGACCACGACCACGACCACCACCCGTGGCCCGAGTGGGTGAGCTTCGTCGACCGCCTCAAGGCCAAGGGTTACTTCGCCGACCGGCCGCCCCCGAGCGAAGGGAGCGAAGGGGATTCCGCCGCGAAGGAGCCGGGCGATGTTGTGGAGAACCGCGAGCTTTACAAGGAAATGAGGTTGCTGAAGGATCCCTGCCTCAGCTTCGCGCGCGACCGATACGACATTTTCAA ATCGCTGTCTTTACAGCACATTCAAACAGTGGTGGAGCATGGATGCCCCAATCTTCTTCGCAAGGCTGTCAACTCAGGGAAAAGGCTGAGAGTCTATGTGCAACTTGACGAAGGGGAT GTCTGCAGTGCGTGCAACCTGCGAGGCTCTTGTGATAAAGCTTACGTGATACTCAAGGAATCTGAAGCTGCTGCTCGCACAGTAGATATCGTCCGGATATTGTTATTCTATGCAACAGATCCACTTGTTTTTTCAGGTGGTCAGAAACCTCCTGGCAGAGACCTTGTTGAATCCTCTGCAAGGGAATTGCTTACTCAGTTAATTGAGCTGAGTGAGACATCCCCTGATCCAGAACTCCCCAAGCCTGCTACAAAAGTTCGGCGTGCCATAAAGCAATCGATTAATTTTGTTGATGATAATTTGTCGCAAGATGTGGAAATGAAGAGGGGTGATTGGATGTGTCCCAA ATGCAATTTCTTGAACTTTGCTAAAAATATTCGATGCTTAAAATGTATGGAAGATGGTCCCAAACAAGTTGACACGAATAATGTCGAGATTAAGAAAGGAGATTGGCTTTGCCCTGA atgtaattttgtcaatttttctagaaatgcacATTGCCTAAAGTGCAAAACTCAGGGCCCAAAGAAGGTTGGTGTCGATGAGGTGGAAATGAAGAAGGGTGACTGGAATTGCCCACA GTGCAGTTTCATGAACTTTGCAAGCAAAAGGAAATGCTTGCGCTGTGAGGAGCCTCGTCCCAAGAGGCAGTTAAATCATGGAGAGTGGGAATGTCCTTC GTGCGACTACTTGAATTACAGAAGGAACGCGTCCTGCCTAAAATGCAACCACAGGCGGCCCCAAGAGACAAGGACGGAGTACGAGGAGCAAATATGGAGGAGCCCTCGATAA